A window of Bactrocera dorsalis isolate Fly_Bdor chromosome 4, ASM2337382v1, whole genome shotgun sequence genomic DNA:
ACCAATGGTTCACGCCGGCTGGAACGTATTAAAAATGCGTTTTATGGAGGTCTTCGATATAAGCCCCCGTGACGGTGACAAACTGAATGAAGTCGTATGAACCCAAACCGGGAGAATATGGCGGCGGTCGTGATGGTGGAAGGGTACTTTTTTCCACCAGATGGGGACGTTTTTTCTGTAATTCGACATAGAGTTAAATCGATCAATCGGCCTAATagcgattgttgttgttaacttggctataaccacgtaaatGGAAGGAAAATATGTCAAATATGATCTGCATATTATCgttttaagtacatacatatgactaCAGTCACTACGGCTCAACAGAATAGGTTCACGATCACCGAGGTAAACAATCGAAATTATGTGAACCTATTCAGTTGGTCAGTAGTGTATatccaatttatttatatacacattttttattaggataaaacaaaaaaaatattgtaaatagaGTGCAAAATTATTTACAGAGTATTTGTCTATTGAAAAGAAACCAATCATGTCAGTTATTTTCCAAAGTTGTTACATTTAGAGGATGCATATTCCGCGTCTTCACAAGTAAGTGTATTTTCATCAAATACTTTGTCTTCCCCGCATGTGATCAAACGTGGATACCCTTCAACGCATGTTATTAAACGATGACAATCACCTTGAACAGGGAAACGTGGGAACGGCCAAAAGCGTGCAGCTGGGGATCCGGAATCAACTTTGGTTGGACATTTGAAACCAACGACAgctgtataaaataaatgtgttttaCCTGAATTTTCAGATATTTGATAACCTACCTTCTGGATTGCAAATATCTAATAGTTGGTCGGGCCAGTTACAACCATGAATTCTATCATCATAAGCTAATCCTGCATCGCATTCCTGCTCGATTGGCTCACCGAATGCGCACTTTATATATGTAGTGGTGCACTCTTTTGATACAGGGTAAATACCGAACTGATAATCACAACCAGGTGTTGTTATCGGTGTCGCTATAATCAAAAAAaggttaatttatttacttataatatAAAAGTGAATAACACTTACGATCCCATTTTCGCCCCTTACAATCAACAGCCCAGTTATAATTGCAATGATTATGTACTGAACCTTTCCCATCGAACAAGAGGCCGTTTTCACAGGTTTCCAAAGTCAAAGTACCATTTGTACATAGAAAAAATTGATCACACCGCTCAGTGTGAGCATATGCCTGTTCACCTATCTTTTCCGGGCACTCGGATGTTTGAATGGGACCGCCATGACCTTCAATAACAGTATGAAATGcgcacaaatatataataattgattaattaataatacttatactttttgaaaatttctgtttCATTCAACTATTTTTGGAATTTGTATATGCaacattaaatacaataaaaatgtacatacatacatatatagtctatatatatatataaaaaaaagttgtgttagttacaccatttataactcaagaacggctgaaccgatttggctggaAATTGGTGGGAAGGTAGCTTAGGACATAGGggttttatctctttatgttaaaattccatacaattcataaatacatttgttcaaaattcatgtaagaatcatttgaaaatGATTGGTTCACCAAAAATGTTATACCTTCTTAACTAATAgtcataatattaataatagaaaccacttggatggtattagtagtactaacAATGTATCAACCACAGTAAAACGTGGATGGGTCCtctagtataatatttttttttttaatatcttgttGTTGTACCAgggaaaataaatacatatacgttctctggttgtACCTATCCGGCTTGATCAAGATTTGATGGTTTCAATCTAAGATTAGGTGGTGGACTcggtacaaatatatgtaagtgtgtacaGATTAATTTCCCTGAGACATCCCTACAGCTATGTAGGTGTTTAGGTTTATTTCACGGATTTCGCGTTCTTTTGTATGTCAGTAATTTCTTTAgtaatgtaatatatgtatgtatgtgcttaggaaaatattttagaaatacatacatacatacatacataaatatatcttttaattatataaaaaaatttccaatttgtctatattttttgtaatttttttactgaaaagcCATTACATAGCAACAGGTGATAAATTgcttaaaagtaaaaaacaggTTTTTTTGTGGTAATTGAGGAAAAGTCATATTTTGCAATACAGCAAACGAATTCATGGTATTTAAAAGGTAtagacaaatatatacatatgaatatacatatgtatgtacatgccaaAGCATGCCGCGAACATTAAAATCATAGAAACTGGTACATACGCACGTTACAACTCATAACCCCTATGCGTAAGAAAGTGATGAGCaatcacacatatatacatacgtataagaGTTTTAGGCCAATTCGGCCTGAagaaactttaacagaaatATCTGGTAGAGCCCTCCGGCAATTAACGTATTATTTAACCGATACATATATggcttgcatgtatgtatgcataaatagatatattatgcatttattaaagtattgtaagtacatatgtaagtgtttgtacatacatatagatgaaACATTCAATGgtaatttattatacatatttcccaccttaactttttttatactacatatatcTCAAAATGAACAAATACAACCACTAATTAtgcaaaattataactttttcttTGAAAGGATAAAAATTCTTGTCCTCTGTTGGGAGCTGCGATTATTgtgttttgatttaataaagGACACctttttaaacgtgttttttaaAGTTATAGCCAAcgagaaaaaactttaacttcggctgcaccgaaggtaatatacccttcacaggtgcatttcttttagtaactatgtgtccagtttgtatggaagctacatacatatatgctataggaATCCGATCTgaattttttcggatattatgttattaccttaagcagtaatccacgtcaaatttcgtgaagataccacgtcaaatgcgaaagttttccatacaagcccttgattccgatcgttcggcttgtatgacaactatatgctatatatgtgaagatatatcgttaaatgaggaagtttcccatgcaagcatttgattccgatcattcagtttgtatgatagctatatgctatagttacccgatctgaacaatttcatcgTATATTACATTGTCGCCTTAGAAAGTAACTTTTaccaaaagttttccataccaaaatgttaaagtttaagttttccatacaagaacttgattccgatcgttcagtttgtatggcagctatatgctttagtggtccgatatcggcagttctgaAGAGAAAATggcgtttacaaaatttcaaaacgatatcttaaaaactgagagactagttcctatataaacagacagacggacggacagacggcaGAATCAGGACAGGAcaggctaaatcgactcagttcaacgtactgatcatttatatatgtatatactttatagggtctccgatgcttccttctgggtgttacaaacttcgtgacaaacttaatataccctcttctgtaattgtattttattactAATGTGTGTGTGATTTTCCAAGTATTTTGGATAATTAAATTTCTATGCCATTGGTGAAATTATTAGCCTTATAAAtcacaataaattttcatatactgCATATTGTATGCATCAACTtaatgtgtacgtatgtatgtatgcacctaCATTTGTTAGCGGCAATTATTTGAAACCTAGCTACAAAAGAAGTCGTTTTAGTTGTGGTTATGCATACTGTCAAGGTGAACAAGAAAACagaacaatatatattttaacacCTAATAAGAGACACCAAGAAGTATTCTgcaaacattttgtactttaattcTTCTTAATCGAATTTCATCCGAGCTATATGTAGATAGTGAGAAAATCAATGCAAGTGCCCAAATATAGTTGTGACACTCATGCCTTGGTTTTAACTATGGATTAgaaagaattgaaaataatgtGAAATCACGATTTTTCACGACAACACAATTGACATAATAACTTCTTTTTGCAGCGGAATGTGAAAAGTATTAAGTGTGTATATTCTCTTAGATGCTCTGATGAATTGCTTTGCGGCTCACAAGGCAAAAGGAAGTTAAGAACAAATAATTGGATTATACGTGCGTTGGCTTCGATCTGCTATATGAAAAAGGTAACCATAGAAATGTtgacatataatataataaaacttaaactttaataaaataaacattccTTGACAGTAAGCCTACTCACAACCTGAAATTGTATTAGAAATTCTGGTTAAAAAGTACACTATTTATTGACCGATTTCCTATAgggtgcatacatatgtgtatatgcatgttcatgaatacataatattactaataaatTGGTAAAACAGGGTTCTTTCCAAACGCTCATATCAAATGGTCGGAGAATGGCCTTAATTTGAAAGCGAATTTTGAAAGCTCGTTTATTCAACCGGAATTGCTTTGGTTGCCTAAACGGTGGAGTGTGTACAAATATTCATTTATAGGTAGAAAGGTAGATACTTATGTCCAATAACTACAATTAATGATTGGCTAGATCGTACAATATAAGTTTCATGCTCCACTTCACTTGAAAGTGGGTAATGATTATTGCACCTTGTGTATAACAATACTTATTATACTTCCAttcatatttgcatttttatacatactcacatatgcaCTCATAAAATCacctagtatatacatatgtatatacaagtgttATGTAATGTTTCATACTACTTCTTTTCATTCGTAAGTGAACTCTACtcaattttatacaaatgttaTACTCAAAagactacatatatgtatgtatgtatgcatgtatatacgtATGCTCTGTATGTGCAATAAATACGAATGCATCGTTGAAGTTTTACATAACATCAGTGCCAACCATGTGgccatatacacacatacatacattttacttATTGATCTATTGCTGtattacttttactttcaaCCACACATACGTTCgctttatgcatgtatgtatgtacatatcgtcgaTTTGAAAGGAATCACTTCCatataaaaataactgaaaatatttatatgttttaccTTGCGCTATGACTCCAAATAGGactaataaaatacataaacttTTTTGCTGCATTACACTATTACTTTAACGTATTATTTATGAAAcgatcaaaatttttcaaattttgaaattgcgTAACTGTAAATAGCTGCTTTGATGTAGCGAGACCGGAACGTGTTTGCTCAACTGCGATTCGATCTTAACTGAATATGTTTGGTCACAGTACCTCAAAAAGCTGAATATCTTTGAATATGAAGAAATGTTAAACCACTTCGCAGTTAAGTAGGAACGtgattttagatattttatatacactcaTTTGATATACTCGCGAgcttgtttataaataaaactttgcCCTATT
This region includes:
- the LOC105228324 gene encoding protein obstructor-E, with the translated sequence MQQKSLCILLVLFGVIAQGHGGPIQTSECPEKIGEQAYAHTERCDQFFLCTNGTLTLETCENGLLFDGKGSVHNHCNYNWAVDCKGRKWDPTPITTPGCDYQFGIYPVSKECTTTYIKCAFGEPIEQECDAGLAYDDRIHGCNWPDQLLDICNPEAVVGFKCPTKVDSGSPAARFWPFPRFPVQGDCHRLITCVEGYPRLITCGEDKVFDENTLTCEDAEYASSKCNNFGK